The Roseibium sp. Sym1 nucleotide sequence GGATCACCCCCGATGGCAGAGAGCGTGTACCACATGTAGGCCCGTACGAGATCGGGCGCCGGCATGCCCCGGCCGACCTCATAATACCAGCCGACACCCGATTGCGCGCCTGGGTGTCCCTTCATGGCGCTTCTGAGATACCATTCGAATGCCCGCTGGTCGTCGCGCTCGACCCCAAGCCCCATGGCATACATGACGCCGATCAGTTCCTCGGCGTCGGCATTGCCGGACCGCGCCGCCGGCCAGAGTTCCTTCATCGCCTCCTCGTAGCGGTCGGCCTCCATCAGGTCGCGGGCCTGCTCGATCTCGGCAAGCGCCGGCGTGCCCGCAACGGCAAGACACAG carries:
- a CDS encoding tetratricopeptide repeat protein — translated: MYAMGLGVERDDQRAFEWYLRSAMKGHPGAQSGVGWYYEVGRGMPAPDLVRAYMWYTLSAIGGDPDAAISLEEVVKKMTREEIEKAHILVDDYKVWMYPFR